The proteins below are encoded in one region of Anoplopoma fimbria isolate UVic2021 breed Golden Eagle Sablefish chromosome 19, Afim_UVic_2022, whole genome shotgun sequence:
- the polg gene encoding DNA polymerase subunit gamma-1 codes for MLHVLHCPLRRTLISLQWRCLRSLYSTKPHSLQGEDSTETRINPLNIQMLSKNLHDQIFRGIQLEYREDDVERSIKHLQKHQLWGKETSLLPEVALKLPQMYGKNIDEHFRILAQKQSLPYLEAATKLQLADLPPMPQEWSWGVGWTRYGPNGESQKVDFPEESALVFDVEVCVTEGRCPTLAVAVSPTNWYSWCSKRLIEERYSWSNQLTLNDLIPLETPINSSRPPGGEWKNRLIVGHNVSFDRSFIKEQYLLKGSKVRFMDTMSLHMAISGLTGFQRTLWMANKHGKRMGLQEVKDHIKKAGQKREGPTIGSWDWVNISSINNLADVHSLYVGGPPLQKEARDTFVKGSMMDIRNNFQELMQYCAMDVEATHQVFTEQLPLFMERCPHPVTFAGMLEMGVSYLPVNQNWGRYLEDSQDIYEELQREMKKSLMTLADDACQLLQDERYKEDPWLWDLEWDVQEFKLKKVAASKKKHSKQAVETKVATPLPDWDEDPGPPSEEEMIGPCPRRLAVEKLKETVSRIPKRRQHLPGHPGWYRKLCEKMSEEDSWSPGANLISLQMRVTPKLMGLTWDGFPLHYSEKHGWGYLVPGRRDNLVPEEESTGPVCLHRVIERVYREYCEQNSKVQPEYLDRNPSDDLMWTDSAVWAKVEELGSLESLTEENGVRMMKNGESKKNRSQNPHNAPEEHHCHYHHGNGPYNDVDIPGCWFFKLPHKDGNHNNVGSPFSKDFLSKMEDGTLRAGHGGTNATRALEINKMVSFWRNAHKRISSQMVLWLRKGEIPRSVSRHKEFDEGGQYGAILPQVVTAGTVTRRAVEPTWLTASNARRDRVGSELKAMVQVPPGYHLVGADVDSQELWIAAVLGEAHFAGIHGCTAFGWMTLQGKKSQGTDLHSRTADTVGISREHAKVFNYGRIYGAGQPFAERLLLQFNHRLGQTEAASKAKQMYALTKGIRRYQLSEEGEWLVDELGIDVEKEEDGSVTLQELRRISRLASQCSRRKRWDIVDKRLWAGGTESDMFNKLESIAHSAQPATPVLGCRISRALEPKAVKDEFITSRVNWVVQSSAVDYLHLMLVAMKWLFEEHNIDGRFCISIHDEVRYLVQSEDRYRAALALQITNLLTRSVFAHALGLQDLPQSVAFFSAVDIDLCLRKEVTMDCVTPSNPTGLERRYDLPPGEALDIYQIIDITKGSLNKGR; via the exons ATGCTGCATGTTTTGCACTGTCCTCTGCGGAGGACTCTCATCTCTTTACAATGGAGGTGTCTAAGGTCCCTCTACTCCACCAAGCCTCACTCTCTTCAAGGAGAGGACTCTACAGAGACCCGCATAAACCCCCTTAACATCCAGATGCTGTCAAAGAACCTCCATGACCAGATCTTTCGAGGGATCCAACTGGAGTACAGAGAAGATGATGTGGAGCGAAGCATTAAGCACCTGCAGAAGCATCAGCTGTGGGGGAAGGAAACTTCTCTGTTGCCCGAAGTGGCGCTGAAGCTTCCCCAAATGTATGGCAAAAATATCGACGAGCACTTCCGTATCCTGGCCCAGAAGCAGAGTCTTCCCTACCTTGAGGCTGCCACCAAGCTGCAGCTGGCTGATCTACCTCCCATGCCGCAGGAATGGAGCTGGGGGGTTGGATGGACACGCTATGGGCCCAATGGGGAGAGTCAGAAGGTGGATTTCCCAGAGGAGTCGGCACTGGTGTTTGATGTGGAGGTGTGCGTAACAGAGGGAAGGTGTCCCACGCTGGCTGTTGCTGTGTCTCCCACTAACTG GTACTCCTGGTGCAGTAAGCGCTTAATAGAAGAGAGGTACTCCTGGTCAAACCAGTTGACCCTTAATGACCTCATCCCCTTGGAGACACCTATCAACTCTTCCCGCCCACCAGGGGGAGAGTGGAAGAATAGGCTCATAGTCGGACATAATGTCAGTTTTGACCGCTCTTTCATTAAGGAGCAATACTTACTAAAG GGCTCTAAGGTACGCTTCATGGACACAATGAGCCTTCACATGGCCATCTCTGGGCTCACCGGGTTCCAGCGCACCCTGTGGATGGCCAATAAGCATGGCAAAAGGATGGGTCTTCAGGAGGTCAAGGATCACATTAAAAAAGCTGGACAGAAAAGGGAGGGTCCAACG ATTGGCTCCTGGGACTGGGTTAATATCAGCAGCATTAATAACCTGGCTGATGTCCATTCTCTGTACGTGGGAGGGCCGCCACTGCAGAAGGAGGCCAGAGACACGTTTGTGAAGGGCAGCATGATGGATATCAGGAACAACTTTCAG GAGTTAATGCAGTATTGCGCAATGGATGTCGAAGCCACACATCAAGTCTTCACAGAACAGCTTCCACTCTTCATGGAGAG GTGCCCTCATCCAGTGACGTTTGCAGGAATGCTGGAGATGGGTGTGAGCTACcttcctgtcaatcaaaactGGGGGCGTTACCTGGAAGATTCTCAGGACATTTACGAAGAGCtccagagagagatgaagaagtCTCTGATGACTCTAGCGGACGATGCCTgccagctgctgcaggatgAGAG ATACAAAGAAGACCCCTGGCTTTGGGATCTTGAGTGGGATGTGCAGGAGTTTAAACTGAAGAAAGTAGCAGCCAGCAAGAAGAAACACTCTAAACAAGCAGTCGAAACAAAAGTTGCTACTCCTCTTCCAGACTGGGATGAAG ACCCAGGTCCACCCTCTGAAGAGGAGATGATCGGCCCTTGTCCCAGAAGGCTGGCTGTGGAGAAGCTAAAAGAAACAGTGAGTCGAATTCCTAAGAGAAGGCAACATCTGCCTGGACATCCAGG GTGGTATCGTAAGCTGTGTGAGAAGATGTCTGAGGAGGACAGCTGGTCACCTGGAGCCAACCTCATCAGTCTACAGATGAGAGTAACTCCTAAGCTGATGGGTCTGACGTGGGATGGTTTCCCCCTGCATTACTCTGAGAAACATGGGTGGGGCTACCTGGTTCCTGGACGCAGGGATAACCTGGTACCTGAGGAGGAAAGTACAGGGCCTGTTTGCCTACACAG AGTTATTGAGAGGGTTTACAGAGAGTATTGTGAGCAGAACAGCAAAGTGCAGCCTGAATATCTGGACCGCAACCCTTCAGATGACCTCATGTGGACAGACAGCGCGGTGTGGGCAAAG GTGGAGGAGTTAGGTTCCTTGGAGAGTCTGACAGAGGAAAACGGAGTCAGAATGATGAAAAATGGGGAGAGTAAGAAAAACAGG TCTCAAAATCCACATAATGCCCCGGAGGAGCATCACTGCCATTATCACCATGGAAATGGTCCCTACAACGATGTAGATATCCCAGGGTGCTGGTTTTTCAAGTTACCTCACAAG GATGGTAATCACAACAATGTTGGCAGTCCTTTTTCAAAAGACTTCCTGTCCAAGATGGAGGATGGTACTCTCAGGGCTGGACATGGTGGAACCAACGCTACACGAGCTCTTGAGATCAACAAAATGGTGTCCTTCTGGAGGAATGCCCATAAACGTATAAG CTCTCAGATGGTGCTGTGGCTGAGAAAGGGAGAGATTCCTCGTAGTGTCAGCAG ACACAAAGAGTTTGATGAAGGGGGCCAGTACGGTGCCATATTACCTCAAGTCGTCACCGCTGGAACGGTAACACGCAGGGCTGTGGAGCCAACGTGGCTGACGGCCAGTAATGCACGG CGGGACCGGGTAGGCAGTGAGCTGAAAGCCATGGTGCAGGTCCCACCTGGATATCACCTAGTGGGAGCAGATGTAGACTCTCAAGAGTTGTGGATTGCTGCTGTGCTTGGAGAGGCTCACTTTGCTGGCATACATG GTTGTACGGCGTTTGGCTGGATGACCCTTCAGGGAAAAAAGAGTCAGGGCACTGACCTGCACAGCCGCACTGCTGATACTGTGGGCATCAGCCGAGAGCATGCCAAGGTGTTCAACTACGGACGCATTTACGGTGCGGGACAACCCTTTGCTGAGAGGCTGCTATTGCAGTTCAACCACCGCCTCGGTCAGACAGAAGCTGCCAGTAAGGCCAAGCAGATGTACGCCTTGACAAAGGGCATACGCAG ATACCAGTTGTCAGAGGAGGGTGAGTGGCTGGTCGATGAACTGGGTATAGACGTGGAGAAGGAAGAAGATGGAAGTGTCACCCTGCAGGAGTTGCGGAGGATCAGTAGACTGGCCTCACAGTG CTCGCGGCGGAAGAGGTGGGATATAGTCGACAAACGTCTGTGGGCTGGAGGTACAGAGTCAGACATGTTCAACAAGCTGGAGAGTATTGCTCATTCAGCCCAGCCGGCCACTCCAGTTCTAGGCTGCAGGATTAGCAGAGCGCTGGAGCCCAAGGCAGTTAAGGATGAG tTCATCACGAGCAGAGTGAACTGGGTGGTCCAGAGCTCTGCGGTGGACTACCTACATCTGATGCTGGTGGCCATGAAGTGGCTCTTTGAGGAGCACAACATCGATGGCCGTTTCTGCATCAGCATCCACGATGAGGTGCGCTACCTCGTCCAAAGTGAAGACCGTTACCGAGCAGCGCTGGCACTCCAGATCACAAACCTGCTCACCAG
- the LOC129107723 gene encoding Golgi apparatus membrane protein TVP23 homolog A-like has product MGLDDFILLCFVVASQTMADDTEDVELDFAADEQERARRCAVIRHPLASFFHLFFRVVAIIAYLVFDWISENFASCFVLIITLLSFDFWSVKNVTGRLLVGLRWWNQIDEDGKSLWVFEAKKAALGDNIGTEAEARIFWLGLIICPLIWTFFFFTSLFSLKIKWLSLVVASISLQVANLYGYLRCKAVGEDGQPADTRSFSGQHLLQRPDIIFGIL; this is encoded by the exons ATGGGCTTGGATGATTTCATCCTGTTGTGTTTTGTCGTTGCTTCACAGACGATGGCGGATGACACGGAGGATGTTGAGCTGGACTTTGCTGCTGACGAGCAGGAGAGGGCGCGTAGATGCGCAGTCATAAG ACACCCCCTCGCCTCCTTTTTCCACCTGTTCTTCCGGGTGGTTGCCATTATTGCCTATTTAGTCTTTGACTGGATCAGCGAGAACTTTGCATCATGTTTTGTCCTGATCATCACTCTGCTCTCCTTTGACTTCTGGTCTGTCAAG AATGTGACTGGCAGGCTGCTGGTCGGCCTGCGTTGGTGGAATCAGATCGACGAGGATGGAAAGAGCCTCTGGGTGTTTGAGGCCAAAAAA GCCGCCCTGGGCGATAACATTGGGACAGAGGCAGAGGCAAGGATATTTTGGCTGGGTCTCATCATTTGTCCTCTCATATggacattcttcttcttcacctccctCTTCTCCCTGAAGATTAAATGGCTG TCACTTGTGGTTGCTAGTATTTCCCTCCAAGTGGCTAATCTCTATGGTTACCTACGCTGCAAGGCAGTAGGAGAGGATGGCCAGCCTGCAGACACCCGCTCTTTCTCAGGGCAGCACCTCCTGCAGCGT CCGGACATCATCTTTGGAATACTATGA